The Deinococcus aquaticus genomic interval GCAAGGTCCATCAGGCGCACAGCCTTGCGGTAGCCTTCGGGGTTGGCGCTGCCGAAGCGGCGTTTGATCTTGCTTTTCGTGTCGCGGCCCTTCTGTTGCAGCAGCAGCATGACGGGCACGCCCTGCCAGCGGGCGGGACCTCCGATCAGGGCAGGGTCGTCGCCGTAGCGGCGGTCGCCGTGCAGTTCCGTGAACTCGGTGCACAGGTGCTCCACGTAGTCCAGCGCGGTGGGGCGGCCGGGCGCGCGGGCCAGTTGCACGCGCTCCCAGCGGGTCGGGGCGGCCTTCGGGCCGGGGGTGTGGGCGGCGCGCAGGCGGTCCACCTCGGCGCGCAGGGGGGTGATGGCCGCGTCGAGGTTCTGGCCGGTGTTGCGGGCCGTGACTTCCAGGTCGTGAACGCGCGCCTCGAGTTCTTTCAGGGTGTCGAGGCTGGTGGGGTTGGTGGTCATGCGCGGGCCTCCTGGCGGGTCAGCAGGCCCAGCAGCGACGCGAGGTACTCGCGCTGCTCGCGGCGGTCCACGACGGCGTCCACCATGCCGTGCGACAGCAGGAACTCGGCCCGCTGGAAGCCTTCCGGGAGGCTCTGGCGGATGGTCTGCTGGATCACGCGCGGTCCTGCGAAGCCGATCAGGGCGCCGGGCTCGGCGAGGATCACGTCGGCGATGGTGGCGAAACTGGCGGTCACGCCGCCGGTGGTCGGGTCGGTCAGGACGCTCACGTATGGCAGGCCCCGCTCGGCGAGCGTTTCGAGGGCGACGGTGGTTTTGGCCATCTGCATCAGCGAGAGCGCGCTTTCCTGCATGCGGGCACCGCCACTGGCAGTCACGATGACCAGCGGCGTGCCGTACCGGGCGGCGTGCTCTGCGGCGCGCGCGATTTCCTCACCGACGACGCTGCCCATGCTACCGCCAGAAAAGGCGAAGTCCATGACGGCCAGCGTCAGGGGCACGCCCAGAACGGTGCCGGTGCCGGTCAGGATGGCGTCCGGGCGTCCGGTTTTCTTCTGCGCGCGTTTCAGGCGGTCCGGGTAACTTTCGGTGTCCTGAAAGGCCAGGGCGTCGGTGGGGTGCACCGAGCCGGACAGCTGCACGAAGCTGCCGTCGTCCAGCAGGACCTGCACGCGCTGCGAGGCGTCCAGGCGCAGGTGGTGTCCGCACTTGGGGCACACGAAGGCGTTGGCCTCCAGGTCACGGTTGTACAGCCCCTCTTTGCAACTGGGGCACTGGGTCCATAGGTCGGGCACGTCCGCGCCGGTCTGCTGCTGGGGGCGGCGGCGGCGGAAAAATCGGTCAAGCGCCATTCGGTGAGTCCTCCCGGATAAACATCCTTACCCGCGCATTCTAGTAGCCGACCCCACAAGAGTTTGCACCGGGTTCAACAGAACACCCGGCGCAGCAGTCAGTTCTCATGCGAGCCCCAAAAATGAACAGGTCCTCCCGGGGGCCGGGCCAGCCTTCTCATGTGGGTTCGCGCCTTGCGTGGTCGCTGTTCCCTGGGGGCAGGCGGGGGGCGCTCAGCCCAGCTTGCTTTTCAGGTAATCGTCCATCTGGGCCAGTTGCAGGTTCATGTCCTTCTGCAGGGCGTCCACCCGGCTGGCTAGGGCACTCACGTCCGCGCCCGCGCCACCGCGCGCCCCTTCCAGCACCCCGAACCGCTCATCCATGTGCGACTGCAGCAGTGCGAAGCGGTTGCCTTCCTGCTGGTCCAGGCTGACGCGCAGGGCCTCCATGTCACGCAGCAGCTTGGCGCTGTCCGCCTGCGCCCGCAGTCCGGTGATGCCCGCCCAGAAGTAGAACAGCAGCGTGCACACCGCCGCCACGATCAGCAGGATCAGTCCGATCGGCACCTGCCGGTACGTCACGAAGCCCAGGCTCAGCGTGTGGGGGAACATCAGAGAATTGGTGTTCAGCATGGCAAAAATCGCCAGCAGTGCCAGCATGATGATCAGGACAGTGGTCCGCATACCCTCACCCTAACACCCACCCTTCATGAGAGCCCGCGCGGCAGGTTGCGGGAATATTCACGCACGTACCCCCACACACCCCCCCAACCGGTCACGCCCAGGGGCCGGAGTATGCTGAGGCACTATGTCACTCGTCGTTCTGGTCACCCTTCCCCCCGAACGGGCGCATGACCTGGCCCGCACCCTCGTCTCCGAGCACCTCGCCGGTTGCGTGAATATCGTGCCCGGCCTGCTCAGCGTGTACCGCTGGCAGGGCGAGGTCGCCGAGGACCCCGAGAGCCTGCTGCTGATCAAGACCAGCGGCGAGCAGTACCCGGCCCTCGAGGCGCGCATCAAGGCCCTGCACCCCTACGAGGTGCCGGAAATCATCGCCTTGCAGTACGACCGGGCCCTGCCGGAATTCCAGAGCTGGCTGCGCGAAGCCCTGACCACACCGCAAAAAGGCTGACGCGCACCGGCTGACGACAGCGCCGCCCACAGGCTGGGGCGGCGCTGTCGTCAGCCGGTGCGCGTCAGGCGGGACTCATACGGACTCCGCTTGTCTCCCACTCGCTCTGCGGCGCAGCTCTACGAGTCCGCCCGGATCGAACGGTTTTGCAAACCATGCGATTGGAGTTCGTATCAGCTGAAGTTCGAGAGGATGACCTTCACGCCGCGCAGCTTGAAGGACATGGTGCAGCCCGCGAGGCTGTTCTGATCGGCGCTGATGGTGGCGTTCAGGCTGGCCTGGTTCGCGCCGCCCTCGGTCAGGGTCTTGATGAAGGCGTCACTCTCAGCCGAGGTGGCCTTCAGGCTCACCTGGGTGTCCGACACCGCGTAGGTGGCGCTGCCCGCCGCGACCGCGCTGCGGGTCAGGGTGAACGTCACGTTCGGCTGGTTGCTGAAACTGGCCTTGCCTGCCGCGTCCCCGACTTCCAGCGCCAGGGACTTCAGGGTCACGGCGACCGTGGCGGGCGCGGCGGCGGCGCAGGCGCCCATCACGACAGCCTCGCTGAATCCGGCCTGGAATTCCACGCCGTGCGGGCGGATGCCGAAGGGAATGTTGTCGGGGAACTTGATGTCATCGAAGGCGCTGCCGGCCGTGCTGTAGCTGACGGTGCCGCGCACGGACTCGATGGTCAGCGGCGAACTGGGGGCCAGGACCTTGCCGTCCAGGCCGGCCGGGTTCTCGACCGTCTGCGGGGGCACCAGAGCCCCGGCGATCTTCCCGCAACTGGCGAGGGTGGTGGCGAGGGTCAGAACGGCGATCAGGGAAACGGTGCGCTTCATGGGGCTCCTTGTGAGGCAGGGCAGAGAGGGCGTGTGAGGCAGGAACGGCGCGCCGACCATGAGGAAACGCTCAGGGAACACTGAAGGTCCGTTCGGCTATGAAGGCAGTCTAGGGACCAGCCCCGCACGGGGATGCGGAGCATTTCACAGCCGACCTTCATGACGTGCAGCCCCGAATCCTGAAAGAGTCCTGTCAGGGCGCCCCGTTCCGGCACAACGAACACGCCCCCGCACGTGGCGGGGGCGTTTCTGTGGCGGGCCCTGCAGGACTTGAACCTACGACCCTCGGTTTTGGAGACCGATGCTCTACCAACTGAGCTAAGGACCCTGGGACTGCGTGCGCGGGGCACGAGCGCATGCAGAGTAGCAGAGCTTTCCGGAGGGCGCAAGTGTGCGGGGCGTCCGCTCTGCTCCCACTCGCGTCCGCCCGGATTGAACGGCTCTGCAAGCCATTCAAATCAGATCAGGCCGCCGCCCAGCATCAGGCGTAGCGCGCCGAGCAGGGCGACCACGGCGTTCAGGGTGACCGCGCCCCGGTCACGGGCGAGCGAGCCGAAGATCAGGCCCAGCACAGCGGGCGGCAGCACGAACAGCCAGTTGAGCCAGCCGAGCAGCGGCAGGAAGCCCAGCACCAGGCCGATGGCGGCCAGGATGCCCAGGATCAGGGAGAGGGTTCTCATACCTGTCCATACGCGCTCTGACCGGCGGGGGTTGCGCGTCTGTTCCGCGCGGACGGGCGTGGGGGGTGGGGTGTAGCTTGGGCTGCGATGACTCTCAAACCTTCCAGATCGACTCCGGCGCGCCTGCCGGTGGGCGCGCGGGCACGGGCGCCGCAGGTGCTGGGCGCGCTGGAGGCGCTGTACCCGGACGCCCGCACGGAACTGGAGTTCCGCACGCCGTTCGAGCTGCTGGTCGCGACGGTCCTGAGCGCGCAGGCGACGGACGTGAGCGTGAACGCCGCGACGCCCGCGCTGTTCGGGGCGTACCCGGACGCGCACGCCATGAGCGCGGCGCATCCGGAGGACATCGAGCCGTTCATCCGCCGAATCGGGCTGTTCCGGGGGAAGGCGCGGAACCTCGCGGCGCTGGCGGGCCTGCTGGTCGAGCGGCACGGGGGCGAGGTGCCGAATGATTTTGAGGCGGTGGTGGCGCTGCCCGGCGCGGGCCGCAAGACAGCGAACGTGGTCCTGAGTAACGCCTTCGGGTACCCGGCCATCGCGGTGGATACGCACGTGGGGCGACTGGCGCGGCGGCTGGCCCTGAGCGTGCAGACCAACCCAGATAAGGTGGAGACGGATCTGCAGAAGCTGTTCCCGCGCGGACGGTGGGTGTTCCTGCACCACGCGCTGATCCTGCATGGGCGGCGCGTCTGCACGGCCCGCAAACCGGCGTGCGGGGCATGCGTGATGGCCGCCTTCTGCCCGAAAGTGGGCTTGGAGTGAGCGCGCCGGGGCGGGGGCAGTCGTGGCGGTTCTCGCCGCAGGTGTGGTTGTTCCTGGCGGCCGTGTTCTCGTTCGGGCTGTCGCAGGCGTTCACGAGTCTGTTCCTGAACTTCTACCTGCGGGCGCTGGGCCTGGGTCCCGAGTGGCAGGGCCTGATGAACGCGCTGCCGGCCGTGACACTGGCCGCCCTGAGCCTGCCGGCGGTGGCGCTGGCGCGGCGCATCAGCAACGCGCATACCCTGAAGGTCGGC includes:
- the accD gene encoding acetyl-CoA carboxylase, carboxyltransferase subunit beta — encoded protein: MALDRFFRRRRPQQQTGADVPDLWTQCPSCKEGLYNRDLEANAFVCPKCGHHLRLDASQRVQVLLDDGSFVQLSGSVHPTDALAFQDTESYPDRLKRAQKKTGRPDAILTGTGTVLGVPLTLAVMDFAFSGGSMGSVVGEEIARAAEHAARYGTPLVIVTASGGARMQESALSLMQMAKTTVALETLAERGLPYVSVLTDPTTGGVTASFATIADVILAEPGALIGFAGPRVIQQTIRQSLPEGFQRAEFLLSHGMVDAVVDRREQREYLASLLGLLTRQEARA
- a CDS encoding LapA family protein, whose protein sequence is MRTTVLIIMLALLAIFAMLNTNSLMFPHTLSLGFVTYRQVPIGLILLIVAAVCTLLFYFWAGITGLRAQADSAKLLRDMEALRVSLDQQEGNRFALLQSHMDERFGVLEGARGGAGADVSALASRVDALQKDMNLQLAQMDDYLKSKLG
- the cutA gene encoding divalent-cation tolerance protein CutA; this encodes MSLVVLVTLPPERAHDLARTLVSEHLAGCVNIVPGLLSVYRWQGEVAEDPESLLLIKTSGEQYPALEARIKALHPYEVPEIIALQYDRALPEFQSWLREALTTPQKG
- the nth gene encoding endonuclease III is translated as MTLKPSRSTPARLPVGARARAPQVLGALEALYPDARTELEFRTPFELLVATVLSAQATDVSVNAATPALFGAYPDAHAMSAAHPEDIEPFIRRIGLFRGKARNLAALAGLLVERHGGEVPNDFEAVVALPGAGRKTANVVLSNAFGYPAIAVDTHVGRLARRLALSVQTNPDKVETDLQKLFPRGRWVFLHHALILHGRRVCTARKPACGACVMAAFCPKVGLE